A single Cucumis melo cultivar AY chromosome 4, USDA_Cmelo_AY_1.0, whole genome shotgun sequence DNA region contains:
- the LOC103487035 gene encoding thaumatin-like protein, which yields MEFPNRLPVFFIFFLSFLFLSFGEGRAHTVAFYFRNKCPFTIWPATAPNAGQPIIADGGFTLLSGQTQRVIAPASWTGRFWARTGCNFGPNQQGPACQTGDCGGKLACKGVIGTPPATLVEITLQEDKSKPNFYDISLVDGFNLPISVNSRQPISPKCAIGSCGKNLNEICPDELKVLNGNGDVVACRSACLAFGLDSFCCRNAYGTPETCKPSLYSRMFKDACPSYYSFAFDSPPPLASCSAREFVVTFCPAGWGSGDAAAKGREEMSVE from the exons ATGGAGTTTCCTAATCGCTTACCcgttttcttcatcttcttcctctcctttcttttcctttcattCG GAGAGGGAAGGGCGCACACGGTGGCATTTTACTTCCGCAACAAATGCCCATTCACCATATGGCCAGCGACGGCGCCAAACGCTGGCCAGCCAATAATCGCCGACGGCGGATTCACTCTTCTTTCCGGCCAAACACAGCGCGTAATAGCACCGGCGTCCTGGACCGGAAGGTTCTGGGCCAGAACCGGCTGCAACTTCGGCCCGAATCAACAAGGGCCGGCTTGCCAAACCGGCGACTGCGGTGGAAAACTCGCCTGCAAGGGGGTAATAGGAACCCCACCGGCAACACTCGTCGAAATCACCCTCCAAGAAGACAAATCGAAGCCCAATTTCTACGACATAAGCCTTGTCGATGGATTCAACCTTCCTATTTCAGTGAATTCCAGACAGCCCATTTCCCCCAAATGCGCGATTGGAAGCTGCGGGAAGAATCTGAATGAAATTTGCCCTGATGAATTGAAGGTATTGAATGGGAATGGTGACGTCGTAGCTTGTAGAAGCGCTTGTTTGGCTTTTGGATTGGACTCGTTCTGTTGCAGAAATGCTTACGGAACGCCGGAGACTTGCAAGCCGAGTTTGTATTCGAGGATGTTTAAGGATGCTTGCCCGTCGTACTATAGCTTTGCTTTCGATTCACCGCCGCCGTTGGCCAGTTGCTCGGCCAGAGAATTTGTCGTCACGTTCTGCCCAGCGGGTTGGGGTAGTGGAGATGCGGCAGCAAAGGGGAGAGAAGAGATGTCGGTTGAGTGA
- the LOC103487036 gene encoding glycerol-3-phosphate acyltransferase RAM2-like, with protein MAEGKDQQPFMNQNTFPTIDRCSSIGREKHTVVADMDGTLLCGRSSFPYFALIAFEAGGVLRLLFLLLASPIAGILYYFISESAGIRVLIFSTFVGMKVSDIESVARAVLPKFYAHDLHVETWRVFSSCGKRCVLTANPRIMVEPFLKDFLGADMVIGTEIHTIGQRATGLIQSPGIIVGKNKAKAVQQITQPDIGIGDRQTDYPFMKLCKEGYVVPAKHEVKPVTVDKLPKPIVFHDGRLVVKPTPFVALILILWIPVGFVLACLRMAAGSLLPMPIVYYAFWALGVRVEIRGTPPPPAKKSTGQTGVLFICSHRTLLDPIFLSTALGRPIPAVTYSISRLSEIISPIKTVRLSRDRAADAAMIKNLLQEGDLAICPEGTTCREPFLLRFSALFAELTDEIVPVAMSNRMSMFHGTTARGWKGMDPFYFFMNPSPVYEVTFLNKLPYELTCGGGGKSSHEVANYIQRMIAATLSYKCTNFTRKDKYRALAGNDGIVPEKSKVQSTKIMGC; from the exons ATGGCGGAAGGTAAGGATCAACAACCTTTCATGAACCAAAATACCTTTCCGACAATTGATCGATGCTCGTCCATCGGTCGGGAGAAACATACGGTTGTCGCCGACATGGACGGAACGTTGCTTTGTGGTCGTAGCTCTTTCCCTTACTTTGCCCTCATTGCATTTGAGGCTGGTGGAGTCTTGAGGCTTTTGTTCTTGCTGTTGGCCTCTCCGATTGCTGGAATTTTATACTATTTCATTTCTGAGTCAGCTGGAATTCGTGTGCTTATATTTTCAACATTTGTCGGGATGAAG GTTTCCGACATCGAGTCAGTGGCGCGTGCAGTTCTACCAAAGTTCTACGCACATGACTTGCACGTGGAGACATGGAGGGTATTCTCGTCATGTGGAAAACGCTGCGTTTTAACCGCAAACCCCAGAATCATGGTGGAACCATTTCTCAAGGATTTCTTAGGCGCTGACATGGTCATCGGTACTGAAATTCACACGATCGGTCAGCGAGCCACCGGTTTAATTCAAAGCCCTGGAATCATAGTCGGGAAGAACAAGGCTAAAGCAGTCCAACAAATTACTCAGCCGGACATTGGGATCGGTGACCGCCAAACCGATTACCCCTTTATGAAGCTCTGCAAAGAGGGGTATGTAGTTCCGGCGAAGCACGAGGTTAAGCCGGTCACCGTTGATAAATTGCCTAAGCCAATCGTGTTCCACGATGGCCGATTGGTTGTAAAACCCACGCCGTTTGTGGCGTTGATTTTAATTCTGTGGATTCCAGTGGGATTCGTTCTCGCTTGCTTGCGAATGGCCGCTGGTTCTCTTCTTCCGATGCCGATTGTGTACTATGCGTTTTGGGCTCTTGGCGTTCGGGTAGAAATCAGAGGTACACCACCACCTCCGGCGAAGAAATCCACCGGCCAAACTGGCGTCCTTTTCATATGTTCACATCGAACCCTCCTCGATCCAATCTTTCTCTCAACTGCCCTCGGTCGTCCCATCCCCGCCGTGACGTACTCCATCTCCCGTCTCTCAGAGATTATTTCTCCAATTAAAACCGTCCGCCTAAGTCGCGACAGAGCAGCCGACGCCGCAATGATCAAGAACCTACTGCAAGAAGGTGACTTAGCAATATGCCCAGAAGGGACGACATGTCGGGAGCCATTCCTACTCCGATTCTCGGCACTGTTCGCGGAGCTAACCGACGAGATTGTCCCGGTTGCAATGTCGAACCGGATGAGCATGTTCCATGGGACGACGGCGAGAGGATGGAAGGGGATGGACCCGTTTTACTTCTTCATGAACCCAAGTCCGGTGTATGAAGTGACGTTTTTGAACAAATTACCGTATGAACTCACTTGTGGCGGCGGCGGAAAATCGAGCCATGAGGTGGCGAATTACATTCAGAGGATGATCGCTGCAACGTTGTCTTATAAGTGCACCAATTTCACCAGAAAAGACAAGTACAGAGCTCTCGCCGGAAATGATGGCATTGTTCCTGAGAAATCAAAGGTTCAATCTACGAAGATAATGGGTTGCTAG
- the LOC103487038 gene encoding transcription factor MYB35, translating to MGKPPCCDKSNVKRGLWTAEEDAKILAYVSNHGVGNWTLVPKKAGLNRCGKSCRLRWTNYLRPDLRHDSFTPQEEDLIIKLHQAIGSRWSVIAKQLPGRTDNDVKNYWNTKLRKKLLKMGIDPITHKPFSQILFDYGSISSLRTTPKPLMGPFNKTLTPTTTMAKTQQPFSSGTNLGQQFQFQTPKKPYILKEQPTSSSCSSSSINGGETVFHFAGSSEQSNGIEPILQRCEGSSSDSSFDSFVDALLEQDFEIKGSFPEILDECFDY from the exons ATGGGGAAACCTCCTTGCTGTGATAAGTCCAATGTTAAACGGGGACTTTGGACTGcagaagaagatgccaaaaTCCTTGCTTATGTTTCCAACCATGGAGTTGGCAATTGGACTCTGGTTCCCAAGAAAGCAG GTTTGAATAGATGTGGGAAGAGTTGTAGACTAAGATGGACTAATTACCTTAGGCCTGATCTCAGGCATGACAGCTTCACTCCTCAAGAAGAAGACCTCATTATTAAACTCCATCAAGCCATTGGAAGCAG GTGGTCTGTAATAGCAAAGCAACTTCCAGGAAGAACAGACAATGATGTGAAGAATTATTGGAACACAAAGCTGAGAAAAAAGCTTTTAAAAATGGGAATTGATCCAATAACTCACAAACCTTTTTCTCAGATCCTCTTTGACTATGGATCTATAAGCAGCCTCCGAACCACACCAAAACCTCTGATGGGTCCCTTCAACAAAACCTTAACTCCAACAACAACAATGGCGAAAACCCAGCAGCCATTTTCTTCAGGAACCAATTTGGGACAGCAATTCCAGTTTCAGACACCAAAAAAACCATACATTTTGAAGGAACAACCGACAAGTTCGTCTTGTTCGTCTTCTTCCATCAATGGTGGTGAAACAGTGTTCCATTTTGCTGGTTCTTCGGAGCAGAGCAATGGGATTGAGCCAATTTTGCAGCGATGTGAAGGGTCTTCTTCTGACTCGTCTTTCGATTCGTTTGTGGATGCTTTGTTGGAGCAGGATTTTGAGATTAAGGGCTCCTTTCCGGAGATCTTGGATGAGTGTTTTGATTATTGA
- the LOC103487037 gene encoding probable prolyl 4-hydroxylase 7: MASPFLLAFSIFFLWLLPLSSLSANRFPKMLLHNNDMYESVIRMKTGGSAITIDPTRVIQLSSKPRAFLYKGFLSYEECQHLIHLAKGKLRQSLVAAGTGESVASKERTSTGMFLRKAQDKIVARIESRIAAWTFLPLDNGEPIQILRYENGQKYEPHFDFFQDPGNIAIGGHRIATILMYLSDVEKGGETVFPNSPVKLSEEEKGDLSECAKVGYGVRPKLGDALLFFSMNPNVTPDATSYHGSCPVIEGEKWSATKWIHMLPIDEVWRNPACVDENDHCSAWAKAGECKKNPVYMMGSKNELGFCRLSCKVCSPSS; this comes from the exons ATGGCTTCTCCATTTCTTCTCGCATTTTCTATCTTTTTCCTTTGGCTTTTACCCCTTTCTTCTCTCTCTGCCAACCGCTTCCCCAAAATGCTCTTACACAACAACGACAT GTATGAATCTGTTATTAGGATGAAAACGGGTGGTTCCGCCATTACAATCGATCCCACTCGTGTCATTCAGCTTTCATCCAAACCCAG GGCTTTCTTATATAAGGGATTTTTGTCTTATGAGGAGTGCCAGCATCTTATCCATTTG GCGAAGGGTAAGCTACGTCAATCATTGGTGGCGGCTGGAACAGGTGAGAGTGTTGCAAGTAAAGAACGGACGAGTACTGGCATGTTTCTTCGCAAGGCCCAG GATAAAATAGTTGCTCGCATTGAGTCAAGGATTGCTGCATGGACTTTCCTTCCCCTTG ATAATGGGGAGCCTATTCAGATACTAAGGTATGAGAACGGACAGAAATATGAGccacattttgatttttttcaagaccCAGGCAATATAGCGATTGGAGGTCACCGGATAGCCACAATCTTGATGTATTTATCCGATGTTGAAAAGGGTGGAGAAACAGTCTTTCCCAATTCTCCG GTTAAATTATCCGAGGAGGAAAAGGGTGACTTGTCTGAATGCGCTAAGGTTGGCTATGGAG TAAGACCAAAGTTGGGTGATGCTTTACTGTTCTTCAGTATGAATCCAAATGTGACACCAGACGCGACCAGCTATCACGGGAGCTGCCCAGTGATAGAGGGTGAGAAATGGTCTGCAACTAAATGGATTCACATGCTTCCAATCGATGAAGTTTGGAGGAATCCAGCTTGTGTAGACGAAAATGACCACTGTAGTGCGTGGGCAAAAGCAGGTGAATGTAAAAAGAATCCTGTTTATATGATGGGTTCTAAGAATGAACTTGGATTTTGTAGGTTGAGTTGCAAAGTATGCTCTCCTTCCTCATAG